The Streptomyces sp. NBC_01268 genome segment GCACGGCCGCTACCTCCGCGTGCAGTGGCAAGGGCAGTGGCTCTCAGCCCATGCCAAGCACGAGGTCGAAAAGGGGCAGACCTGCGAGTCCATCGCTGAGCTGCGCCTCGCCGATCCGAAGCGTGCCGGGGAGATCGCCAAGCTGAACGACGTCGAGGTCGGCGGGAAGCTGCGGGTCGGTCGAAAGCTGCTTCTGCCCAAGGGGTTCACGCTCGTGCCTCCGAAGTACAGCTCCTACCGGACTCTGATCCTCCCGCCGTTCCTCGCCGACCTCCTGTCCGAGCAACTTGCCGCGAAGGCCCACGACGTCCTCGTCTTCCCGTCGCAGCGTGGCCGTCCGCTCCGGGTCGACGATCAGTTCTACGGCCGGTTCTGGCATCCCGCCCTCCAGGGGCGGGATGCCGAGCCGTCCCGGCGCGGCCGGCCCGAGCAGAAGGCGCTGCCGGCCGTGAAGGGCGTGGAGGAGATGGTGCCGCACGGCACGCGTCACGGGCACAAGGTATGGCTCGACGGGCAGGGGCACCCGCGCGTGGCCGTCGAGGAGCGCATGGGGCACAAGCTGAAGGGTGTCGAGGGGACTTACTCCCACACGTCGCCGGAGATGGAGCTGGCGATCGCCCAGGGCTTGCAGAAGCTGTGGGAGGCATCGCTCGCACCGGGCGAGGAGGAGGTGGGCGCCGAGTGGGCACAGCGCCGCTCCGGATGAGGCGGGGAGACCGTGTCTCCCATTCGCCTCCCAGTTGATCTTGGAAAGCCGAACGGCCCGCACCGGATTCCCCGGGCGGGCCGCTCTATTTGCCCTCTGACCTGCAGTGCAGGAGTGAGCAAAGGGGGCCTGGATCAGGCCTTCTTCGTCTCCCAGAAGATGCGGTCGATCTCGGCGATGAGCTCCAGCGCCTTCTCGCCCGTCTTCGGGTCCGTCGAGGCCTTGGCCGCCGACAGGGCCTTCAGGGTGTCGTTGATGAGCGTGTGCAGCTCGGGGTACTTCTCGAAGTGCGGGGGCTTGAAGTAGTCGCTCCACAGCACCGAGACGTGGTGCTTGGCGAGCTCCGCGCGCTGCTCCTTGATGACCGTGGCGCGGGCCCGGAAGTGCGGGTCCTCGTTGGCCTGGAACTTCTCCTGGACGGCCTTGACCGACTCGGCCTCGATGCGGGCCTGGGCCGGGTCGTACACGCCGCAGGGCAGGTCGCAGTGGGCGCTGACCTTCACCTTGGGGGCAAACAGGCGGGAGAGCATGCTGCTGTCCTTCCTCGTGATCGTCTTCTCAGGTGGGACATTACTCGGTGAGAAGCACGTTTTCGCGAGCGCCCCCTTGGGCTTAGGACAAAAGTCCAGGGTCGGCATGGGACTCGTGGACGATGGGACGGTGAGGTGCTTGATGGTGGGATCGGGGCGGGAGCCCGGGGCCCCGTTCGGGATCGCCGAGGTCACGGGGGTGTCGATGGTGCCCACCCTGCTCCACGGCGATCAGCTGTTCGTGCAGTACGGGGCGCGGTTGCGGCCCGGCAACGTGGCCGTGCTGCGGCATCCGCTCCAGCAGGACCTGCTGATCGTGAAGCGGCTCGTCGAGCGGCGGGACGACGGCTGGTGGGTGCTGGGGGACAACCCGGACGCCGAGGGGGACAGCCGGGTCTTCGGCGTGGTGCCCGCGGCTTTGGTGCTGGGGCGGGTGCGGGCGCGGTACCGGCCCGTCACCCCCGGGCGTCAGCGGTCGATCGGCGTGGTGCTCGGCTGG includes the following:
- a CDS encoding tyrosine-type recombinase/integrase, giving the protein MAYAEKRGKSWRVRYQLPDGRYDSESGFDTKQDALDYGRAQETDVQRKVFVNPKDGRQTLGTWADEWVKVMDVAETTDRTYLSRLNAVILPHWENIALGDITAMSYKAWRAKLAEQFSKNYVEGIEGVMRMLLDDAVEERLIPFNPMPSKTRRRRGRHVAVDNEDTYVWPTPRQALLIAENARALRGDQWYVMLLTMAYTGLRMGEIAGLRRDQLRLLGLEHGRYLRVQWQGQWLSAHAKHEVEKGQTCESIAELRLADPKRAGEIAKLNDVEVGGKLRVGRKLLLPKGFTLVPPKYSSYRTLILPPFLADLLSEQLAAKAHDVLVFPSQRGRPLRVDDQFYGRFWHPALQGRDAEPSRRGRPEQKALPAVKGVEEMVPHGTRHGHKVWLDGQGHPRVAVEERMGHKLKGVEGTYSHTSPEMELAIAQGLQKLWEASLAPGEEEVGAEWAQRRSG
- the sodX gene encoding nickel-type superoxide dismutase maturation protease, which gives rise to MVGSGREPGAPFGIAEVTGVSMVPTLLHGDQLFVQYGARLRPGNVAVLRHPLQQDLLIVKRLVERRDDGWWVLGDNPDAEGDSRVFGVVPAALVLGRVRARYRPVTPGRQRSIGVVLGWLVSAVRPVRSARSASRRLRAR
- the sodN gene encoding superoxide dismutase, Ni, with amino-acid sequence MLSRLFAPKVKVSAHCDLPCGVYDPAQARIEAESVKAVQEKFQANEDPHFRARATVIKEQRAELAKHHVSVLWSDYFKPPHFEKYPELHTLINDTLKALSAAKASTDPKTGEKALELIAEIDRIFWETKKA